The window TCGAGATAATTGTGGAGGAGAGATAATGGCCATCGAGAGAAAATTTATAGAAGAAAGTGTTTCCAATTTAACGATTGATGAATTCCTTGGAGATTCACTAAAGAGAGCTGGCTATGCAGGGATGGATATCAAGAGAAATCCCCTTGGGACTAGAGTTACAGTTTTCGTGCAGAAGCCCGGAATTGTCATAGGAAAAAGAGGAAGGGCCATTAAAGATTTGACAGACCAACTTGAAAGACCTCCTTTTAATCTAGAGAATCCTCAGATCGAAGTACAGCAAATTGAAAATCCAGACCTTAATGCAGATGTAATGGCATTTCAGCTTGCAAGTGCTATTGAGAGGGGAGAACATTATAGACGGGCAGCTTATAATTACCTTAGAAGAATAATGAGGTCTGGGGCAAAGGGTGCTGAAATTAAGATTTCAGGAAAACTCAGTGGAGAAAGAGCTCGTTCAATGAGATTTGCCGAAGGTTACCTAAAGAAATGTGGAGATCCAGCTATAGAGCATGTGAGAGTTGGGTATTCACCTGCAAAGAAGAAACTCGGTATAATCGGAATTGTAATCAAGATAATGCCTCAAGACGTATCACTGCCAGATGAAATAAAGTTTAAGTAATAGGTGTATAATAATGGCAATATATAGAGTAGACGATATAAGAGACCTTTCAGTTGAAGAAATTGAAAATAATATAGATGAACTTAAAAGCGAATTATCAAAGGAAAGGTCTTTACTTGCTACAGGCAG is drawn from Methanofastidiosum sp. and contains these coding sequences:
- a CDS encoding 30S ribosomal protein S3, encoding MAIERKFIEESVSNLTIDEFLGDSLKRAGYAGMDIKRNPLGTRVTVFVQKPGIVIGKRGRAIKDLTDQLERPPFNLENPQIEVQQIENPDLNADVMAFQLASAIERGEHYRRAAYNYLRRIMRSGAKGAEIKISGKLSGERARSMRFAEGYLKKCGDPAIEHVRVGYSPAKKKLGIIGIVIKIMPQDVSLPDEIKFK
- the rpmC gene encoding 50S ribosomal protein L29, with the translated sequence MAIYRVDDIRDLSVEEIENNIDELKSELSKERSLLATGSAPENPGRIRELRRTIARLKTIKAEKEKQNE